A window of Candidatus Aenigmatarchaeota archaeon contains these coding sequences:
- a CDS encoding ATP-binding protein yields the protein MKIHKVILENFRAFYGSVEIEFKDFNVLIGKNDQGKSSILEGIDIFINEGRGTTKIDENDLNQKAKNEGKDIFRIGIVFRDIPEKVVIDSTNQTNLKDEYLLNQDNYLEIWKSFKKGKVQETFIKCYHPVNDDFLKNIMQKKITDLQKFVKDNSIDTSNIDNRKSADLRKKIREYYKNKDGSLSFETIEIKIDSEGLKEIWPALQKYLPLYGLFHSDRKNVDQDDEIQDPLKFRIEQIFKREDIQSKLYEIAKEIDKEIQEFAQKTVEEFNKLNNNSLQINITPNIPQVETLKWKDVYKGVGYNTDENIPLNKRGSGVRRMVLLSSFLAEVKKNKQSENHIIYAIEEPETSLHPDLQIKLVEALQTLARSGFHQIFITTHSPALLRLFETDDILYTEQENGDVRVQKWSENILDKVIKNLGLIPNIGKVIICVEGKNDEQFLLNINENIPELKNIVNLKEKIDSGILAIIPMGGSNLKDWINRYAMKNTNAVEFHLYDRDADMKYRESVEKVNKRKDGSKGVLTKKREIENYIPKSLIEQELNITLDNIEDWDNDDITEKILQKLSGRKKENIKSQLCCSISKKITKQDLESLNAFEEVCEWFTIIRDLINKVIKNHGDNL from the coding sequence ATGAAAATTCACAAAGTTATTTTAGAAAATTTTAGAGCTTTTTATGGCTCAGTTGAAATTGAGTTTAAAGATTTTAATGTATTGATTGGTAAAAACGATCAAGGAAAATCATCAATTTTAGAAGGAATTGATATTTTTATTAACGAAGGAAGAGGCACAACCAAAATTGATGAAAATGACTTAAATCAAAAAGCAAAGAACGAGGGAAAAGATATTTTTAGAATAGGCATTGTATTTAGAGACATTCCAGAAAAAGTTGTCATCGATTCAACAAATCAAACTAACCTAAAAGATGAATATTTATTAAACCAGGATAATTACTTAGAAATATGGAAATCATTCAAGAAAGGGAAAGTTCAAGAGACTTTCATAAAATGTTACCATCCAGTAAATGATGATTTCCTAAAAAATATTATGCAGAAAAAAATAACAGATTTACAGAAATTCGTTAAAGACAATTCTATAGATACATCTAATATTGATAATAGGAAAAGTGCAGATTTGCGAAAAAAAATAAGAGAATACTATAAAAATAAAGATGGTAGCTTATCATTTGAAACAATTGAAATTAAAATTGATTCTGAAGGGTTAAAGGAAATCTGGCCAGCTTTACAAAAATATCTTCCTTTGTATGGGTTATTCCATTCTGACAGGAAAAATGTTGATCAGGATGATGAAATTCAAGATCCTTTAAAATTTAGAATTGAACAAATATTTAAAAGAGAAGATATACAATCAAAGCTTTATGAAATAGCCAAAGAAATAGACAAAGAAATTCAAGAATTTGCCCAAAAAACAGTTGAAGAATTTAACAAGCTTAACAATAATTCACTGCAAATTAATATTACACCAAACATCCCACAAGTAGAAACTTTAAAATGGAAAGATGTTTACAAGGGAGTGGGGTATAACACCGATGAGAATATTCCCCTGAATAAGAGAGGAAGTGGAGTTAGAAGAATGGTATTACTAAGTTCTTTTCTTGCAGAGGTTAAAAAAAATAAGCAATCTGAAAATCACATAATTTATGCAATAGAGGAGCCAGAGACATCTTTACATCCAGATCTACAAATTAAGTTAGTTGAGGCCTTACAAACTCTTGCAAGGTCTGGTTTTCACCAGATTTTCATTACAACTCACAGCCCTGCCCTATTAAGACTTTTCGAAACCGATGACATATTATACACAGAACAAGAAAATGGAGATGTAAGGGTTCAAAAATGGTCTGAAAATATTTTAGACAAAGTTATTAAAAATCTTGGATTGATTCCGAATATTGGCAAAGTAATTATATGTGTGGAGGGTAAAAATGACGAGCAGTTTTTATTGAATATAAACGAAAATATACCTGAATTAAAAAATATTGTAAATTTAAAAGAAAAAATTGATTCTGGTATTTTAGCAATAATACCAATGGGTGGGAGTAACTTAAAAGATTGGATTAATAGATATGCTATGAAAAATACCAATGCTGTTGAATTTCATCTTTATGATAGAGATGCAGATATGAAATATCGAGAGAGCGTTGAAAAGGTCAATAAGAGGAAAGATGGTTCAAAGGGAGTTCTAACGAAAAAGAGAGAAATAGAAAATTACATCCCTAAATCGTTAATTGAACAGGAATTAAATATAACTTTAGATAACATAGAAGATTGGGATAACGATGATATAACAGAAAAAATATTACAAAAACTATCAGGAAGAAAAAAAGAAAATATTAAATCTCAATTGTGTTGTTCTATCTCGAAAAAAATTACAAAACAAGATTTAGAATCTCTAAATGCATTCGAAGAAGTTTGTGAATGGTTTACAATTATTAGAGACTTAATCAATAAAGTAATTAAGAACCATGGGGATAATTTATGA